The following DNA comes from Gadus macrocephalus chromosome 5, ASM3116895v1.
tccgCTGATTACATGTGCTTCCTTCCATTGGGCTGAATGCACACTTGCTGTGATGGTAATCCACTCGGAATGAGTTATGCCCGTCTGGACTGACTTTGCCTGCTTGTCTGTCAATTGCACTAATCTTCTCCCATCGGCTACATTCAAATAGTTTGGCTTTCTGACAGAATGAAAGTAGTTCTGCCAGCTTGTGACTATAAACTGGTGCTTTTGTGATTTCTGCCAGTCTTTTCCTCCGCTACTCCCGTGATCGCAACACCGTCCAAGCGCAAACTTCCCATGGAATCCGGTCAGAGTTTCGGATTCTCAAACAAGAAACGTAGATCCATCAAAAAGACCGGTTTAGACTTTCTTCCAAACGCTCTGTTCAGTGGAGCCTCCACGCCTGGATCAGGTATTGCTTTGCCTTTTTACTTTTTAACTAATAAATCATTGGATTAATTTACTAATTTACAATGACTTTCATAATGTTGATCATGCGTCTTTAAGAAACAATCCTGTCATTATTTCGCAGCATACAGTGCATCAGGAGTTTTGGACAAGTCCTCCTCGAAGCATGCCATGTCCCCAGCAGCACGATCCAGTGTTCGCTCAGCTGCCCGAAGGAAGAGCAGACGACTGAGCAGCAGGCACGTCGTCCAGAGGTACAGGCTCCTGAACAAACACCGGCACCGCGTACATGTGTCTGTATAGGCCCATCCACATGGAATACGATATTAATCGacttttttttcaaattcaTATTGTTGTTCCAGAGTTGAATCTGGAAAGGCTGGGTGCTTTTCCCCCAAAGTCAGTAAGAAGGAAGAGCCTCGCAAGTCTATCCGCTCGCGCTTCAGCCTTGGAAAGAGCAGCAAAGATGCTGTAAGTGTGGGCGCCCGAAAGACCTGACAATCAAACCATCATGTCCTCTAAACCTGGATTATCAGAAACATGCTCTTAATGAATCGCCCTGTGGCATTTTTTTGTCTTAAAATGAATTGCATTTGTATTCAAATTAGCATAACATGATGCACGCTAGGTGATGTTATGGGGTACAGTATTGCACAGTTGCACTTTTATTGTCTTGCTGTGTCAGCTTGGGTACTTTATATTATAGGTGTATAACAAAGTCTTAACGATAAGCATGGTTTGAGGTTTAATAGGAGCTATAAACATTTTATGACATAAAAGGACCTAGATAAACTGATGATGCAATATACGATGCATACAATTCAAGACACTAAGTTCTATCATTATATTAAACCACTGTAAAACTTAAACcactaaaaaatatattaaatatgtaTTGAGAGAGAATTATTCTAATGAAAAGGAACCTGAATCAGGTTTATTTAATAAGCTGTTCAGAAATATATTCATACTATATCAGGGAAATGTATTATACTTTATATGTATAGTTTGGACTTAATAAAAATGCTAAAAAACAAACTTCGAAGTGATTTTAATTGTCCTCTGAAGTACTAACCAAAAATCATAACTTAACCTTTTAAACACTACATTTAACATCTGTCAGGGACGTTTAACAACATAATACTCACTGCTCTTAGTTATATTGTTGCTATACAATATTAGCTTGACTTCCCCAAGAGCCAAGTAGATCTCATCTCTCATTTCTCATTCTCATTGGACAAAGGGATCAGTATCCATTGGCTGGCGACTTGCCACTCAGGAGAGCACCAGCAGTTTTTGCCCCACCAGAGACGCAGAGTTCACCCCCGCTGCTAAAAAGGAGTCAAAGAGTAAGTGTTTATTCCCGAAATTCACATAAATCCAAAGAACTAGACTTTTAAATgcagcattaaaaaaaaaaagtattgatcaCTGCCACCATCTCATCCAATTCCTGTAGGCTCCAAGTTCATCAGCAAATCTGAGGACAACCTGCTATCCCCTCACCGCGACTCGGCCCCCCAGCAGACCTCATGGTGCCCCGAGACCCCGGATGGCCCCCGGGCCTTCGGTGGCAGGTCGTTCACGGACACCCCGTTGAACCGAGGCCTGAAGAGCAACTACTTCTCAGAGCCGGCCATCGTGGCCTGCAAGCCTCCCGCAGGGCCGAGCCTTCCCATGAGGCTGTGTTGTGCCTCGAGCGCAGAGAGCCTGGAGAGCAACTACGGTTCCCTCGCGCACGCCCAGGTGGCTCCCATCCCGACCGAACCATCTGAGGGTTTCAAAGTCCCTGCAGACGGCACCCCCAGAGAAGACGAGCGGACGCAGCCTTCAGCCAGCCTCCTGATGCCCCCCCCGGAGACCCCAACTCTCAGGGTACTTTCTACAGACCTCGAGCGATCCGGCCGTACGACGCCAACGAGAAAGCTGGCCGATGACCAAAACATCACCTTCAGCCAGATGGAACTGGCCGCTTTGTCTCCTTTGCATATCGACAGTGCGCTGTTCGAGTCTGGCCTGTATTTTAACCGAGGGGTTAAGACCCCCGATGGTTCCCTGTGTGGTGCTGCGGCCGGTTCTTTAAGCTGCAACAACGGCTCCATGGGGGGCGAGGAGGCCGATGAGGGAGTTCAACACATCAACTGCAGCCAACTGATCGATGCCCTGGACATCCAGAGCCCCGCTCACTTCAAGCTGGGTGTCTCCGCCGGCTTACAGTCCACCCCGTGTAGAATGAACCTGGACTTTCACGGCGACTTTAATAAAACCTCAGAGGAGGACAAAGGCGACGGTGCCACGATCGAAAAGACAGAGGCCCTAAACCAGCTAGCAGTGTTGGGAGATCTATCTCCTGAATCTCAGAGGCCTCGAGTGGCGGACCACATCCAGCACTTCAACAAGCTCACGTTGTACTCACCCAGGGGCGCCAAGGCCAAAGGGGGCCGGACGCCCTTGAAGTTCCAGCGCACGCCCGTGCGGCAGTCGGTCCGCAGGATCAACTCCCTCCTGGGCGACAGCCGGAGAGCCAAGCTGGGCCTGCGGCTCTCCACCAGCCAGAGCGGTCCGGCTGGGAAGTCGGTAAGCCTGGAGAGCGTCCTCCCCTCGGCGTCCCAGCTTCAACCGTACCAGGGAGAAGAACCAGCCGCGCCGCCCACGGGCAAAGTAGGCGCCGCAAAGATACCGCCCCCGGTGCCGCCGAGGAAGCCCAGCAGCACGTTGGCTCGGAAGCACAGGGTTTGTGCTCTGGGTGACGTGACGAACCAGGTGCCGTCGAGGTCAGCGAGGGACTCTTCAGACCCTGTCGGTAAGACGGGCGTGTCGGAGGGCAGGCAGACCCGTCTGCAGCATGTAGCTGATAAGGATGTGCAGCATTACAGGGGTTCACCTAGAAACCCGCTCAGTGAGGTTCGACTGCTGTCTGCTACCAAGCCCATCGATTTGTAGAAAGTCTTCTGTGCCAATTTTTCGGTTCACTGTCCAGGTTTTGTAAAGAGGTGCTTTTAAAACCGTTTCTGggagtttaatttattttgacCTGGATTCTCTGATTGTCTTAATTTGTTGTGCTTTTGCTTCATGCGATGCTTCTAAGCAGTTGCCTTAATGTAGTTTTGCTCTAGTTTTCCATCTAAAGGAAGCTTGGACATTTCAACACATTTAATTTAGTTCTGCTTCAATAAGCAAGTGACAAGGTACAATTGGTAAGAACATTCGTCTTTAGATTacgtttttaatttaaaattaTGTTTTAAATCAACTGTACTtgtggtttaaaaaaaatatttttttgcagtAATTGTACTGGATTTCCACTATATGAAATGTCAAAGCAGTTTATTTTGGTAACGAATTTTGCTATACAGTATTAATCTGGGTATTGTGTCATGTACATTTACAATTTGCACCCTTTTGAATATGCTGTTTGGAATGGCTCAACCAATTAAAATCTTATATTGATTGACATTAGATTTAGTCTTATTTTATTTGCAGAAATACGACTGGCTAGATGGGCTACAAGCCACACGGGGGCGTCCTAAAAGCGCTTTTAAACTGACATGCTAAGTTGTCATGTCCCTGACAATGGCAACGCTAATGACGACTCCATGAATAGCCCTAATAAGCCTATCAACGGTAGCCAACGTTTATGTGAAATTATTCCATGTATTTATAATTATCAGTCTTCAATTGTGTAGACTTACGTTTGGAAGGTTAGATCTGCGTCAGTAGTCATAAACTGGCTATTTGGCGAGGCTGACACTAGGCCTATTTGAATTGTTTGAACCGACTCAAGATCTGTTGACAACCCTTCTCAAACTATCGTCTCAGGGGAATGTCCGATTTTCATACAGTGTTTTGAAGTCCATGTCTTTAGATTCGCACTGTTATCCATGAAAAGCCTGCGCGTTCAGGCCGCGCCATGTGCGCAACAGATGGGCACTGGGCAGCAGTGCATCGGCTTTGCCGAGCTCGATAAAGAGGCTGTCAAGCAGGCTCCGAGTGGTCCAGGTCATCACATGCAGTTCTCTTAAAACCCAGCttataaattaaaaatatagcAATGGCATCTTCAAAGACCCAACATGACGCATCCGAAAATGCTTGTGGAaaatgaacaaatcaatacagaCGTTTCATATGGTGCCTATGATGGGCCTCTGCATGTTTCATCCAATTAACCCAGGGTACAATATGCACCAGCCAAATAAATGTTTGTCTACAAACGAATTTCTGAGTTAAAAATGTGATGCATTTTATTAGGCTTTTTCAGCATTATCAAATTGTTTTTCCTTTTGAGATAAAAACGGTTAGAAAACCAAGTAGTCtttgaaatgtcatttaaaCAAAGACTTACTTGGGCATTTATCTATTTAGAGATCAGAGATCACTATAGCCCAATAGGACCATGTATAGTTTGACATAAATAATAGGAACTACACATCAATGGTTATTATTCGTGTTTGGAATATTATAAGTCGTAAGACTATACAGGtatttataaatgtttatttaGGGATGAAAATAGCAGCAGTGACCAATCACGACCAATTGGATAACATTCGGCACTACATAGTTTTGTGAAGTcgagtattatatatatattatagtatataacTACAGTATTTTCTGTCTGTTGTGCTTCTTAAGACGTAGGCTATGCTACTTTAAACAACCCGCATGGTTATGTCTTCAAACGAAACAATCACGATGACAAATGACAAACGAATACATCCAACTTGCAGTCAAATAGGCTTGATCGCCAAATTACGCGCACATATGTGGTTATCACCGAAATGTTGCCGGAGTCTTGATTAATGCAGACAACATAGGTGGTTGAAATCCCTCCCTCCACTTTCTCTGCTTCTCGGTCTTCTTGAGGTGGGTTCACACAAGTGTTGAAGGGGCGGATAGTTTGGATTTTCTCTACATCGCGCTTAGCCAATAATGTGGAGGGAACTGCACATCTCAGCTGGCAGACATTTAAAAAGGAGACAGTCCGGCGCTGAAGCAATTTGTATTAAAGCCTCCAGCCCCTGTCTATGGAAGAGTCAGCCTCCCACCCATCTCGAATCCCACTGCTGTGCGTCCTAGTTGTGTGTATTACGGTCAACGTTATTAGGACAATTTCATCTGGGGAGTTATCTTTGAAGCCCTGAAGGGATCCCCTCAGAGAAGACATTTCAAGGTTTAGTCTGCACAGGTAAGTGGACGTATTTAACCTAAAAAATAAGTGGATATTTACCCGTCTGGGAAGCAGCAGAGTTCTGAAAGTTGAAAAATAACTTGCATCAACTATCCCGAAAGCACTTGGACACGCCTATGGTTTAGATATTATAGATGAATAACTACGTTATGCAGATACGAGTTTACACACACTCGGCATGGTATTTCGTAGCTTGGCTCAAAACTAACAAATCCTGGTGTTGAGTTGAAATGTTATATCTAGCAGGCTCTGAGCCTAGATGCTTCATTCGTATTTACGCAGCGCGCCCGTCCGGTTTTTTACGCGTGAGACATCAATAATCAATAGTGTCGAAACGATCCTACAGATGATTAACTGTTGTGCCATCCTTCCCTAAAGGATGGCCGGCTCCACGCGTCTCCTCTGTGGCATGATTCTCATCTGGGGCTGCATGCTGTCCTGCTCTCCCGTGGACTCCAAACGAAACCGAGGCTCGCAGGGCGCCATTCCTCATCCCGACAAATACAACCCAAACGAATCGGAGCAGCAACCGcagccaccagcaccaccacaggCGGGCTCCGGTTCCCGACGGAGGCAGGGCTCATCGTCCGCACCAGCCGCCGAGGAGGTGCTGGAGTCCAGCCAGGAGGCTCTGCATGTGACGGAGCGCCGCTATCTGAAGCGCGACTGGTGCAAGACGCAGCCCCTCAAGCAAACCATCCACGAGGAGGGCTGCGTCAGCCGGACCATCATCAACCGGTTCTGCTACGGACAGTGCAACTCCTTCTACATCCCCCGGCACGTGCGCAGGGAAGAGGGGGCTTTCCAGTCGTGCTCCTTTTGTAAGCCCAAGCGATTCACCACCATGACGTTGACTTTGAACTGTCCGGACCAGCAGCCTTCCACCAAGAAGAAGCGCATCCAGCGCGTCAAACAGTGTCGCTGTTTGTCGATCGAATCGTTGGACTAAAACAGAATGAACCGTGTGTGATGATTGCTTCAACCTTAGACGTATTAACGTTCATATCTACGGGATTGCTCAAAgggagtaaaaaaaagaaaaggttatCGTCAGCAGCTCTATACTTCCATCCCTTCTCTGTTTGGAGATATGCTACGCGCGGGATACGTGGTCTGCAAAAGTGTTGGCCTAGTACTACTATTATGTCCTTTATACACAACGTGGAGAAACGCGGACAGTTTCTACTTCTTACACGGACTTTGAACGAACTGTATCCATCACATCATTTCCTCACCCTTTCGCGGTGGTACAGAATTGGCCACACTGCATGAAAACCTAGCCATGGTAACCGGCACGTTTACGCACGACTTTATAAGTAGGACTGCTTTACTGTAGGTTTAATCAAGTTTATTTTCTATTTCAAAACAGATTAAACAATCCCAGTGGGTGAGAGGAACCCTTGTCTGAACATCAATGGGTAAATGTATGTATCTCGTAGTTTCCACTATGTGGAACATGATGGATAAGTGGCGATAGAAGGTCGGTCGGTTCAAGACTCTCGTGGATTTCTGTGAATATCGAAGTCCTTCGAATTTGTTGGAACTGGTGGACTACTCGATTTGCTAAAGTAACCCGTAGACTTTAGTGTTAGTTATAAAGAAAGTCTACTTGTACAATTTGATTGTACAAATCTATTGTAGCAACAGTGCGAGTACCCTAACTGTGAAGCCACTATTAATGTAAGCAGAATGGTTTGGTTACTGGGAAAAAATAAACGGCAATGATGGCAATAATAATGTGATTATTTTTAGTCCTGCCGACACAGACTACTATAATCTAGTGAACGTAAAAACTTTCCGCAGGCATTCATTTGTTCTTGGTTGTGAGAAAATGTGTCTATCTCCAAACATCTCCTGCAACCGTTTCAACGATTGTTTCAAAACAATCCGTCACACGATGCCATAAAATGACGCGCAAAAGGGAACGTTGCAGTATGGTGCGTAATACGATACACTATCAGCCTATGGGAACTGATCGTACAACCGATTTAAACATACAAATAAGGCTATACCCGTTTCCCTTTAATTGTAGTGATTTGTTTAAACATAAAACACCCGGTGGATGGGTTTTATTCAATATTTTACAGGCCGACAGCAGTATCTGATTATTTTGGGCATTATTGAAGTTATTTGTCAAACTAGACGCAAATCGTCAATGAAAGCATCCATTGACAATACTTAATACTGCACTTGCATTTTGCACTACAAATTACACCCTTGGCAGCTCttaaagataaacacacacacacacacacacacacacacacacacacacacacacacacacacacacacacacacacacacacacacacacacacacacacacacacacacacactctcactcttccCGGGAAATGACACGAGGAGCCATAATGAGTGTTACATAATTTTAATAATTAGTCTCAAAACGAACAGAAATCAAACAACCTTTTATAAAAGCTTTGATTAAACAGCATTTTTTGATTATAATAGCACCACATCCAAGTAGGCGCCAAATACATAGCAAGGTATATTTACAGACAGAGTTTGTATCATCCAAATTAAATATTAGGCAGCTTCTTGACCATTTTACATCtcctaaaaatatatatcctaaaaggaaaaaccttaaaataaatgttttattccCATAAATAGAGGTATATTCACATGTGTTTTTAATGCTGATATCTGACAAATAGTGAAAATAAAATCTTAAATTGAACACATATGCTACTCTTAAAAATTCAACAATCTCTACCATTTTCATTGTGATGCCGTACAATTCATGAACCTGTTTTATCAAGGAAACCATAGCTTTGCATAGGAAAAGAGTGCAAAAAGTGCAATACATTTGTAATATAGGTAGGCCTACCATCCCAGGGGAATGTGGCGCAGCTATTTACTGTGTACATATTTTACAAGCAGGAAGGTGTGCAAGACATGACAGACACTTCATAAatcattttcaaaataaactaTTTCATAGAATTAACACTTCATTTTTCTTACCTCGGAACAACACTTCCCTCTCCTGATTCTATTCTCGCTCTGTTTTAGCTCGATCCATGAGAACCCATTTATCCTTGTGTGTTTGGGGGCAGGTTCTCGTGTTATTGGGCCAGGGTCTGCTCGTGGTTTTGACCCACATCCTGCATGGATGCACTGCAACAACATGACTCGATATTGCCTACTCACAGAACACAAGTTATACTATTATATCATCCATCTCGTGGCCCCTGATACGTCCAAATCACCAAATTAAACGCAAGTACAACACATAATACTCCATTGTGAATGACTAGCTGTGGTTTAATACGAGCATATTCATAGTGATATCTCAGTTTGTCTATAGCTTGACTACTTCTACCGATTGGTTAAGCGTTCCTCGACGGTTGACTTCCttctaaacacacaaacatcccgCGGCTCGTATTTTACAGCAATGACCCCCCAGCGGTAGGCAGCGGCATGTGTTACCGGTGATTCTGCTAACGTGGGCAACATATCTCACGCTAAATACCATCCGCACAGGCACCCAGCGTGAACCCAGGAGCTCAGGCGGCCGTGAAACCCACCACTGTGTCGATATAGCAGCTGGCGCTATTGTGAACACCCCTGACCCCTTCACAAGCCGGCCACTCAAGGTCACACCCATGCGGGATGAATGAGGTCGACCTTTGACCCACCCccaagacccccccctcccccgagtACTCCCATCACTCTGACCGTGTCAGCAACGCAGACCGACGCCACGACCTCGCAGGCGACGACGGGACAGGACTCCTTACCCTCCTGCATTCCCTCTGGTCCCCCCGTCTTGCTATTGGCCGCTGTCCTCCAGAGCTGCTGTCCCGTGGTGACGCAGCCCCCACAGTGTGCATGTTCGCTGGGTGAGACCAGTCAGAGAGGGTGGTAAATAgacggaggaggggaggaggtggggggggcagtCTGCACTACTGGGTAGATCCGTTGGGTGCAGCAGAACCAGAGGGGAAGACGAGGTAGGGTATTGGGTGGAGTTGTCGGAGAGAGGTTCTCGCGGGGAGATGAAAATGTGCCGCGCAGGACGGTGAACTATGAGGTATGGTGTTGGGTCAGGCATGTGGTGAACGCAGGAGAAATGGAGCCGGCAGGGCTTTTTTAGTTTGGTACCTCGGGTTCTCCGGTACTGTCGTTGTGTTCGCTATTCCTGGGCTCCCTGCGTTTTGATTGGTCCGTAATCGCTCTCGCCGCTTTCCTCAAGAAGAGGCCTGCTTCTGGCgcagtctctctttctgttggagagatgagaggaatATCCGTTATGTATATCCGTTGCACTTGTGTTCACGCAGAAAGAGGTGCCCCCCTGCCAGCGCTTTGTAGTGGGCATCTTACCAGACTGTTGGCGTTGATCTTCTTGGTTTCTACCCTCTTGTCTGCCGTAATCTTTTTTATGTTCTCCTGCGCCTCCTTCAGTCTAGGCGCAgcagacaaaaaacaacaattgcTAAGgtttaattataatatttacAGTTTGGTTAAAAAAGAAGCTGCACCAATTTAATTTCAGtggcggcacacacacacacacacacacacacacacacacacacacacacacacacacacacacacacacacacacacacacacacacacacacacacacacacacacacacacacacacacacacacacacacaccaggctgaCAGTAGGTCGATGAGATAATGAGGCGTGCTTTAAAAACACTTGGCCTTTTTATGAGTGTTGCTGCACTATTTAAAATAAAGTTAATTTTGCATAAGCACAATCAGCTGTGagtaatgtgacacatgattgCCCAGTAAACAATTAAGAAAGAACGCGAGAAAGAAAGCACATGGCAACGCTGGAGCCATTAACTCCTTGGGGAACAGGGGGTTGCCATCTTGCTGGAGAAGAACAGCAGGATCCAAAGGTAAACATGGCCCTTGTGAAAACTAAGAACTGTGCATCATACAGACAACTGTGCATACAGAGAACACATCTATACTCATCCGTAAATCAAGCCATCTTGATATATACATGCACTTAAAAATCACATTcttatgttttttgttataTCGTAATTCCGTTTTAATTATATTAGGTAATTTATGCACAAAAATTATATCCAGTAACAACAAAGGACACCGATAGGACCAAACACTTGGTTTTCTTTGCAATACCAACGGTTGTGGACCTTTAAATCAGCATCAAAGTGATACTGAAATAAAAGTGTCTCCCCTTACTTCTATCCTGCATATATGAGCTGTTGCCATGGCTCATTGCTGTGAGTCTCCCCCGCCGCCCTAGACCATCTCCACGCTGGGCCCCTGCCCTCTCGGCTGCATGCTGGGCATCGGCGACACAGTTTTAACAGCTCTCTCATGACCCAGGAAGCCTTCCactggccccggggcccccaccGCCCCTGTGACAGTAAAGGCaggcggcagccaggagggccCTCCATCCCTCAGTGGGTTGCCACCCCTGCACGCCGCCTCGGGTCAAGGGGAGCGTCGTAAATTTAGGCCCAGGCCTTTCAGGGGCTTGGACGCGAGGAGGGGCCAGGGAAAGCGAAGCATGCTTGCCTTCTGCTCTGTGGCCCCTCTGCTCGCTTTGATGGGAAATGGGTACGGTTGATCCCGGCGcaaatgttttgtgtgtttcgTGGACGACATTTTATTCCGTAATTTCACATATTTCGGTGTATTTGGATCAAATGTTTGATGATTATTTAACGACAATGATGACGGGGTTTCCTACCGCTCCTTGGAGAtggttttgctctctctcttccaagtGTTCTTGAAGTCGCAGCAGAACTCATACCAGAGCATGAAGACAAAACCGGGGGCCACGTCCTTCTCTCCAGACTTGGGCCTCAGCCCGAAGTAGCTCGCCATTTCTTGGAAActaaaaagggggaaaaaaaaacacacaaggatGTGGATGATGATGTTTATGACGGTGACAATGAATTTTCTCTCACGTAAGCAACATTTTCGGCACTTGACCGAAAACCgctggaacacagcataagatGGGACATTGATGGGATAAGGAATTTGATTAATTGGAAGGGACTTATTGTAAGACTCTGTTATTAAAATCATCTTGCAATACCTCTACTGCATACATTTCTTGGATGGGCATTAATGTTCCCCAGCTGGAATCTAACCCCCAACCCGGCTGGTGTTAATGCAAGGCAATATGACGTCAGGCTACACAGGCCTCCAACAACTGAGAGAGCAAAGGAGACTGACATAATAACAatagagagagcacacacacacacacacacacacacacacacacacacac
Coding sequences within:
- the arhgap11a gene encoding rho GTPase-activating protein 11A isoform X2, producing MKAMERNVMRLVAVEQLRAACGIKIKNWNKNKQGSKAVTTQSAKVFGMSLESLPYYNMEHGSVPRFLVDACMQLTAHIDTEGLFRKSGSVVRLKALRAKLDAGEDCLSGALPCDIAGLVKQFFRELPEPILPTELNEALLKAQQLPTEEDRTSAVLLLSCVLSEKNLSVLRHFFDFVHHVSLRSAENKMDSSNLSVILAPNLLHSGDGSEKMNANTEKRLRLQAAVIRCFIDNSKDFGMLPPFLMEKVPAMMGCDGGSQSPSHEEQENAGSRRRRRSLGVFSSATPVIATPSKRKLPMESGQSFGFSNKKRRSIKKTGLDFLPNALFSGASTPGSAYSASGVLDKSSSKHAMSPAARSSVRSAARRKSRRLSSRHVVQRVESGKAGCFSPKVSKKEEPRKSIRSRFSLGKSSKDAGSVSIGWRLATQESTSSFCPTRDAEFTPAAKKESKSSKFISKSEDNLLSPHRDSAPQQTSWCPETPDGPRAFGGRSFTDTPLNRGLKSNYFSEPAIVACKPPAGPSLPMRLCCASSAESLESNYGSLAHAQVAPIPTEPSEGFKVPADGTPREDERTQPSASLLMPPPETPTLRVLSTDLERSGRTTPTRKLADDQNITFSQMELAALSPLHIDSALFESGLYFNRGVKTPDGSLCGAAAGSLSCNNGSMGGEEADEGVQHINCSQLIDALDIQSPAHFKLGVSAGLQSTPCRMNLDFHGDFNKTSEEDKGDGATIEKTEALNQLAVLGDLSPESQRPRVADHIQHFNKLTLYSPRGAKAKGGRTPLKFQRTPVRQSVRRINSLLGDSRRAKLGLRLSTSQSGPAGKSVSLESVLPSASQLQPYQGEEPAAPPTGKVGAAKIPPPVPPRKPSSTLARKHRVCALGDVTNQVPSRSARDSSDPVGKTGVSEGRQTRLQHVADKDVQHYRGSPRNPLSEVRLLSATKPIDL
- the arhgap11a gene encoding rho GTPase-activating protein 11A isoform X1, with product MKAMERNVMRLVAVEQLRAACGIKIKNWNKNKQGSKAVTTQSAKVFGMSLESLPYYNMEHGSVPRFLVDACMQLTAHIDTEGLFRKSGSVVRLKALRAKLDAGEDCLSGALPCDIAGLVKQFFRELPEPILPTELNEALLKAQQLPTEEDRTSAVLLLSCVLSEKNLSVLRHFFDFVHHVSLRSAENKMDSSNLSVILAPNLLHSGDGSEKMNANTEKRLRLQAAVIRCFIDNSKDFGMLPPFLMEKVPAMMGCDGGSQSPSHEEQENAGSRRRRRSLGDMVNGALNKIKTNRTPTKTLQTDSFVFSSATPVIATPSKRKLPMESGQSFGFSNKKRRSIKKTGLDFLPNALFSGASTPGSAYSASGVLDKSSSKHAMSPAARSSVRSAARRKSRRLSSRHVVQRVESGKAGCFSPKVSKKEEPRKSIRSRFSLGKSSKDAGSVSIGWRLATQESTSSFCPTRDAEFTPAAKKESKSSKFISKSEDNLLSPHRDSAPQQTSWCPETPDGPRAFGGRSFTDTPLNRGLKSNYFSEPAIVACKPPAGPSLPMRLCCASSAESLESNYGSLAHAQVAPIPTEPSEGFKVPADGTPREDERTQPSASLLMPPPETPTLRVLSTDLERSGRTTPTRKLADDQNITFSQMELAALSPLHIDSALFESGLYFNRGVKTPDGSLCGAAAGSLSCNNGSMGGEEADEGVQHINCSQLIDALDIQSPAHFKLGVSAGLQSTPCRMNLDFHGDFNKTSEEDKGDGATIEKTEALNQLAVLGDLSPESQRPRVADHIQHFNKLTLYSPRGAKAKGGRTPLKFQRTPVRQSVRRINSLLGDSRRAKLGLRLSTSQSGPAGKSVSLESVLPSASQLQPYQGEEPAAPPTGKVGAAKIPPPVPPRKPSSTLARKHRVCALGDVTNQVPSRSARDSSDPVGKTGVSEGRQTRLQHVADKDVQHYRGSPRNPLSEVRLLSATKPIDL
- the LOC132457837 gene encoding gremlin-1-like: MAGSTRLLCGMILIWGCMLSCSPVDSKRNRGSQGAIPHPDKYNPNESEQQPQPPAPPQAGSGSRRRQGSSSAPAAEEVLESSQEALHVTERRYLKRDWCKTQPLKQTIHEEGCVSRTIINRFCYGQCNSFYIPRHVRREEGAFQSCSFCKPKRFTTMTLTLNCPDQQPSTKKKRIQRVKQCRCLSIESLD